DNA from Flavobacterium aestivum:
AAAGAAAGCGGATTGGGCATTAAGATGGATTGAGTCAGATTCTTTTGCCGAAAGGTTAATTGCTTTTGCAGCAGTAGAAGGGATTTTCTTCTCAGGAGCGTTTTGTTCTATTTATTGGTTGAAAAAACGTGGGCTAATGCCAGGTTTGACATTCTCTAATGAATTGATTTCTCGTGACGAAGGGGTTCACTGTGATTTTGCAGTGCATTTGCATAACCATCATTTGGTTAATAAAGTGCCAAAAGATAGAATAAGAAGCATTATTGTTGATGCTTTAAATATAGAAAGAGAGTTTATTACTGAGTCACTTCCGGTTAGTTTAATTGGGATGAACGCAAGTTTGATGACCCAATATTTAGAATTTGTTGCCGATAGATTATTGGTAGAATTGGGTTGTGATAGAGAATACAATGTTGCCAATCCATTTGATTTTATGGATATGATTTCACTTCAAGGGAAAACTAATTTCTTCGAGAAAAAAGTTGCCGAATATCAAAAATCAGGTGTTAAAGTTACTGAAGGCGATTCCCAAAAAATTAGCTTCGACGCTGATTTTTAAAATACAGTT
Protein-coding regions in this window:
- a CDS encoding ribonucleotide-diphosphate reductase subunit beta, whose protein sequence is MSQIEPILQENKNRFVIFPIKHHDIWERYKMMEASFWTAEEIDLSQDLNDWNNKLNNDERYFIKHILAFFAASDGIVNENLAENFVNEVQYAEAKFFYGFQIMMENIHSETYSLLIDTYVKDEAEKSELFNALDVFPAIRKKADWALRWIESDSFAERLIAFAAVEGIFFSGAFCSIYWLKKRGLMPGLTFSNELISRDEGVHCDFAVHLHNHHLVNKVPKDRIRSIIVDALNIEREFITESLPVSLIGMNASLMTQYLEFVADRLLVELGCDREYNVANPFDFMDMISLQGKTNFFEKKVAEYQKSGVKVTEGDSQKISFDADF